A single region of the Winslowiella toletana genome encodes:
- the ubiI gene encoding FAD-dependent 2-octaprenylphenol hydroxylase, producing the protein MQTFDVVIAGGGMVGLAVACGLQGSGLRVAVLEKSPPQEMAADAPAGLRVSAINAASERLLQHLDVWSAILALRAAPYHGMQVWDRDSFGHIAFDDEQQGLSHLGHIIENQVIHQALWQKASQQSDITLIAPAQLQQVAFGDNEAFVTLQDDNMMSARLLVAADGANSWLRNKADIPLTFWDYQHHALVANIRTEQPHDAVARQVFHGDGILAFLPLSDPHLCSIVWSVPPQEASRLQSMPVELFNQQLSVAFDMQMGLCQAESQRETFPLMGRYARSFAAHRLALVGDAAHTVHPLAGQGVNLGFMDAAELIGEIKRLHQQGKDIGQHLYLRRYERSRKHSAAVMLAGMQGFRELFAGENPAKKLLRDVGLKLADTLPGVKPRLLKQAMGLNDLPDWLK; encoded by the coding sequence ATGCAAACATTTGACGTAGTAATCGCCGGCGGCGGTATGGTGGGTCTGGCGGTGGCTTGCGGCTTGCAGGGCAGCGGATTACGGGTTGCGGTGCTGGAAAAATCGCCGCCGCAGGAGATGGCTGCCGACGCGCCTGCGGGTCTGCGGGTATCCGCGATCAATGCCGCCAGCGAGCGTCTGTTGCAGCATCTTGACGTCTGGTCAGCGATCCTTGCCCTGCGCGCCGCGCCTTATCACGGTATGCAAGTGTGGGATCGAGACAGCTTTGGCCATATCGCCTTTGATGATGAGCAGCAAGGGCTGTCGCATCTTGGTCATATTATTGAAAACCAGGTGATTCATCAGGCGTTGTGGCAGAAAGCCAGCCAGCAGAGTGATATCACGCTGATTGCGCCTGCGCAGTTGCAGCAGGTGGCCTTTGGCGATAACGAGGCGTTTGTCACCCTGCAGGACGACAATATGATGAGCGCGCGCCTGCTGGTGGCGGCAGATGGCGCGAATTCATGGCTGCGCAACAAGGCTGATATCCCGTTAACCTTCTGGGATTATCAGCATCATGCGCTGGTGGCGAATATTCGCACTGAACAGCCACATGATGCGGTAGCGCGTCAGGTGTTTCATGGGGACGGCATTCTGGCATTTTTACCGCTCAGCGATCCGCATTTGTGCTCAATTGTCTGGTCAGTGCCGCCACAGGAAGCCAGCCGATTACAGTCGATGCCGGTTGAACTGTTTAATCAGCAGCTCTCAGTCGCGTTCGATATGCAGATGGGGCTGTGCCAGGCCGAAAGCCAGCGTGAGACATTCCCGTTGATGGGGCGCTATGCCCGGAGTTTTGCCGCTCACCGTCTGGCGCTGGTTGGCGATGCGGCGCATACCGTGCATCCGCTGGCCGGGCAGGGGGTTAACCTCGGCTTTATGGACGCTGCGGAACTGATTGGCGAGATTAAACGCCTGCATCAGCAGGGCAAAGATATCGGCCAGCATCTTTATCTGCGCCGTTACGAGCGCAGCAGGAAGCACAGTGCTGCTGTGATGCTGGCGGGCATGCAGGGCTTCCGTGAGCTGTTTGCGGGTGAGAATCCGGCGAAGAAACTGCTGCGTGATGTCGGTCTCAAACTGGCGGATACTCTGCCAGGCGTTAAGCCACGACTGTTAAAACAGGCGATGGGGCTGAACGATTTGCCTGACTGGCTGAAGTAA